From a region of the Helicoverpa armigera isolate CAAS_96S chromosome 14, ASM3070526v1, whole genome shotgun sequence genome:
- the LOC110380458 gene encoding transcription elongation factor B polypeptide 3, producing the protein MASVLDLVKHYQHTIEKYQSDEHKVLKCIDKLFNLSVTVQHLQETGVGRTVNALRKEPGDVGQAARSLVYKWKLMVAAEESDHDTDQNNDTTTQNGHGHGHGSGKESDENNQSRHKSERSHSSSKSKDHRETNGNYSGSKRRHNSSEEEESNSKRSKHSSSSEDDYKRKSHSRSKKSESDSDSNDDSDGSQSDDSDSDMSDSSQEEVKVKQEIKKEPTSSHKSSSKHSSHDDHADHKSSSSNRHHEPDKHSKHHSSQSKEIHSSERHSSSKEKSHSSDKHKSSKEKESSSEKKHKIDHKSDAEKNHKESKSSTRHSSSDKHTSSEKHNNSEKHSSSEKHRSSSSHKSDSGSDKNKGSSDKHSKSEKHKSSSHSHAPEKEKHKSSSEKELSKQKMKESSSNSSSSKEKHSSSSKEKSKDRSSSSKEKSSSHSSEKKHSSSSENKSNSSSSKSHSEKNDERSDKKSKHRSSSSSKSSKSSKNEEVPKKKVQIQPSEDSDDGIDCGSGASFAEALGMISPAKPKKKTLKDAASPNNDLSPAALLAPTAKLAPLPALEISALPEISPNYKPRPPPRPLPHFSDEDAMSAVISSKNQRTKVYSGNKVIGKIPSLYEMCVNVLQEHIDALEYTGGVPYEILKPVIDKATPQQLFILEHYNPYLMEDTDHLWQKFCQKHFRNKQRQELEAWREMYTRCQEEQEIRLKSLTANIKIAQEAKKAPIKQTKMAYVDSVAKPPRNIAKKQAQHGTARLATGSPAARVASLAAPNVLRGGATAARALAALPSTPASFKPKKAPLMAKALQIMRGRKR; encoded by the exons ATGGCGTCAGTTCTTGATTTAGTTAAACACTACCAGCATACAATAGAGAAATATCAAAGCGACGAGCATAAA gttttaaaatgtatagacaAGTTGTTCAACTTGTCTGTGACAGTGCAGCATCTGCAGGAGACCGGGGTCGGTCGCACGGTGAATGCCTTGCGCAAGGAGCCAGGCGACGTGGGCCAGGCGGCGCGCTCGCTGGTGTACAAGTGGAAGTTGATGGTGGCTGCCGAGGAGAGTGATCACGACACAGACCAGAACAATGACA CTACAACGCAAAATGGACATGGACATGGACATGGAAGTGGGAAGGAGTCCGATGAAAACAACCAGTCTAGGCACAAGTCTGAGAGGTCACACTCCTCGTCAAAATCTAAAGACCACAGAGAAACTAATGGGAATTACAGCGGGAGCAAGCGAAGACACAATAGCAGTGAG gaGGAAGAATCCAACAGCAAACGGTCAAAACATTCTAGTTCTAGTGAGGAtgattacaaaagaaaatctcaCAGCAGGAGCAAGAAATCAGAGTCAGACAGTGACAGTAATGACGATAGTGATGGATCTCAAAGTGACGATAGTGACTCAGACATGTCAGACTCCTCGCAAGAAGAGGTAAAGGTCAAACAAGAAATTAAGAAAGAACCAACTAGTAGCCATAAGTCTTCATCTAAGCATTCGTCACACGATGACCATGCAGATCACAAGTCATCCAGTTCAAACAGGCACCATGAGCCAGACAAACACTCCAAACACCACAGCTCACAGTCAAAAGAGATTCATTCCTCAGAAAGACATTCGTCCTCGAAAGAAAAGTCTCACAGTTCAGACAAACACAAAAGTTCAAAGGAGAAAGAATCCAGTTCagaaaagaaacacaaaatagATCACAAATCTGATGCAGAGAAAAATCACAAAGAGTCAAAGTCGTCTACTAGGCATAGTAGTTCAGACAAGCATACTTCATCGGAGAAGCATAATAACTCTGAAAAACACAGTAGTTCTGAAAAACATAGGTCAAGTAGCTCCCACAAGTCTGACAGTGGGTCTGACAAAAACAAAGGAAGTTCCGATAAACACAGCAAGTCAGAGAAACATAAATCATCGAGTCACTCGCATGCGCCAGAAAAAGAAAAGCACAAGAGTTCGTCCGAAAAGGAACTTTCTAAACAGAAAATGAAAGAAAGCTCTAGTAATAGTAGTAGTTCTAAGGAAAAACATAGTTCCTCAAGCAAGGAAAAGTCAAAAGATAGGAGTAGCTCTTCAAAGGAGAAGTCGAGTAGTCATAGTAGTGAGAAAAAACATTCTTCGTCGAGTGAAAATAAGTCGAATAGTAGTAGCAGTAAGAGTCATTCAGAGAAGAATGATGAAAGGAGTGACAAGAAATCAAAGCATAGATCAAGTTCCTCTTCAAAAAGCAGTAAGTCAAGCAAGAACGAAGAAGTACCAAAGAAAAAAGTTCAAATACAACCAAGTGAGGACAGCGATGATGGAATCGACTGTGGATCAG gtgCCAGTTTTGCTGAAGCACTTGGCATGATCAGTCCCGCTAAacctaaaaagaaaacattgaaGGATGCAGCTTCACCCAACAATGAC CTAAGCCCAGCCGCATTATTAGCTCCCACAGCTAAACTAGCGCCATTGCCCGCGCTAGAGATCTCGGCCTTACCAGAGATATCGCCCAACTACAAACCTCGCCCACCGCCACGACCTTTACCGCATTTCAGTGACGAAGACGCCATGAGTGCTGTCATTTCGTCCAAAAACCAAAG AACCAAAGTATATTCAGGCAACAAAGTTATAGGGAAGATACCGTCGCTTTACGAAATGTGCGTAAACGTCCTTCAAGAACATAttgatg CCCTTGAATACACGGGCGGAGTGCCATACGAAATTTTGAAGCCCGTCATAGACAAGGCCACGCCGCAACAACTCTTCATACTCGAGCATTACAATCCTTACCTTATGGAAGACACTGATCATCTGTGGCAGAAGTTCTGTCAGAAACACTTCAGGAATAAACAGAGACAAGAATTGGAGGCCTGGAGGGAGATGTATacg AGGTGCCAAGAAGAACAAGAAATTAGGTTGAAGTCGCTCACGGCTAACATAAAAATAGCTCAAGAAGCCAAAAAGGCGCccataaaacaaactaaaatggCGTACGTCGACTCCGTGGCAAAACCACCGCGGAACATCGCCAAAAAACAG GCGCAGCACGGCACGGCGCGGCTGGCGACGGGCAGCCCGGCGGCGCGCGTGGCGTCGCTGGCGGCGCCCAACGTGCTGCGCGGCGGCGCCACCGCCGCCAGAGCACTCGCCGCCCTGCCATCCACCCCCGCCTCCTTCAAGCCCAAGAAAGCCCCGCTCATGGCGAAAGCCCTACAGATCATGAGAGGGCGCAAGCGATGA